The following proteins come from a genomic window of Paenibacillus swuensis:
- a CDS encoding GNAT family N-acetyltransferase, with amino-acid sequence MEYQEEYVAFYEEWKASGETMVPWVVSKDPADFKDMIQFLHDNEKGEHLPEDWVPSSTYWLVTDDQRILGAVNIRHGLTEKLFNGGGHIGYGIRPTERQQGYATKLLAMSLEITKELGIRKVLVVCDEGNIASERTILNNGGVQDASFTEEDGNAVKRFWIER; translated from the coding sequence ATGGAATATCAAGAGGAATACGTAGCTTTTTACGAGGAATGGAAGGCTAGCGGAGAAACAATGGTACCGTGGGTAGTTAGCAAGGATCCGGCTGACTTTAAAGATATGATTCAATTTTTACATGATAATGAAAAGGGCGAGCATCTCCCTGAAGATTGGGTTCCAAGTTCTACATACTGGTTAGTTACCGATGACCAAAGAATTCTAGGGGCAGTAAATATCAGACATGGTTTGACTGAAAAGTTATTTAATGGTGGAGGTCACATTGGATACGGGATTCGCCCTACCGAGAGACAGCAAGGTTACGCTACTAAACTACTCGCCATGTCATTGGAAATAACAAAAGAACTTGGTATTAGAAAAGTCCTTGTTGTATGTGATGAAGGAAATATAGCATCCGAGAGAACGATACTCAATAATGGTGGAGTACAGGACGCAAGCTTTACAGAGGAAGATGGTAATGCGGTAAAAAGATTTTGGATTGAAAGATAA
- a CDS encoding VOC family protein, protein MSQEIWINLPVKDVERSTAFFNEIGFHAVSLGNERARLAIGQTTILLFPDATFEKFTGSKISDTTQNAEVIFSIGAESREDVDAFIQKVELAGGSIFGKPSETDGWMYGAGFADLDGHRWNLLYMDESKMPKR, encoded by the coding sequence ATGTCACAGGAGATTTGGATTAACCTGCCGGTTAAAGATGTTGAAAGGTCAACTGCCTTTTTTAATGAGATTGGATTCCATGCGGTGAGCTTGGGTAATGAGAGAGCGCGGCTTGCCATAGGCCAAACAACGATTCTGCTGTTCCCGGATGCGACATTCGAGAAATTTACCGGTTCCAAAATTTCTGATACTACTCAAAATGCAGAAGTTATATTCTCCATTGGCGCCGAAAGCAGAGAAGACGTAGATGCCTTTATTCAAAAAGTAGAGCTTGCCGGAGGAAGCATTTTTGGCAAGCCTAGTGAAACGGACGGCTGGATGTACGGCGCAGGATTTGCTGACCTGGACGGTCACCGCTGGAACCTGCTGTACATGGATGAGAGCAAGATGCCGAAACGCTGA
- a CDS encoding class I SAM-dependent methyltransferase: MDRVEGIRSEEKKYHDFCYNNHTLFEPGSWLHRPVKTVTDLLEEYKEQEFLCVLDLGSGIGRNSIPIAESMRNKSGKVVCVDLLESAIEKLKLYSQKFGVEEFIETRLSDIEEFTIEQEEYDIIIAVSALEHVSSERALERKLNEMTIGTKTNGTNCIIIGSNIKEIILENEQELDPMFEVNISTERMMELLNQQYAGWEIKKQFVKQIEYEIERNGKAVKLTTDCITYVAKKKLGK, from the coding sequence ATGGACAGAGTAGAGGGGATAAGATCAGAAGAAAAAAAATATCATGACTTCTGTTACAATAATCACACTTTATTTGAGCCAGGATCCTGGCTTCACAGACCAGTAAAAACTGTAACAGATCTTTTAGAAGAGTATAAAGAACAAGAATTTTTATGTGTACTAGATTTAGGATCGGGGATTGGTAGAAATAGCATCCCTATAGCGGAATCTATGAGAAATAAAAGTGGTAAAGTAGTCTGCGTTGATTTATTAGAGTCTGCAATAGAAAAATTAAAATTATATAGTCAGAAATTTGGGGTCGAAGAATTTATTGAAACAAGACTATCAGACATTGAAGAATTCACCATTGAACAAGAGGAGTATGACATTATTATTGCTGTATCTGCCCTGGAACATGTAAGTTCGGAAAGGGCATTGGAAAGAAAACTTAATGAAATGACTATTGGAACCAAAACAAATGGAACCAATTGTATTATTATTGGATCGAACATAAAAGAAATAATCCTTGAAAATGAACAAGAACTGGATCCAATGTTTGAAGTGAATATTTCTACTGAAAGAATGATGGAATTATTAAATCAACAATATGCTGGATGGGAAATAAAAAAGCAATTTGTAAAACAAATAGAATATGAAATTGAAAGAAATGGAAAAGCAGTAAAGCTGACAACTGATTGTATAACCTATGTTGCCAAGAAAAAGTTGGGGAAATAG
- a CDS encoding DUF4132 domain-containing protein has protein sequence MKIDDNDAFIQLEQLIAKKFKDIESRVSYSIHDEVAELLERLLDEGEGQAYFAPLIPITRTIAGEYAAEIVSYLSEHITEYPYSRSYLRRPFRTRDSRVHLGNMLSLMFDLYNLMATGFSMSSYFTRTEPLHDYRFDSIMTYMIAYELDRNNEEIFAALKEIVFGDNQTVLLNRNMIRGIVFSHRTEAHVMLGQLLIAARLQEGLRQSIVETMDEGTMAAYVYLLQVIVDHDFIRYSSVIRALGVWTGLNLEAANTRVVTQCLEYAHRCLQDESQRQAWKKSEDVHKLYFALWATAVYEEDHLQEAIQSIMENGALYQQITAQYVLVQSRNKELRYKLAIPYLSQTDLELQSLIVANYGHQWPMGWYYHTEEDTYHFEKTPLLESKGERTRQFDLFRQMLMNMPKQEVKGNSRVFQWLTYNHTTDAIMNKLMYLAAYDKDAALLAQMIALKDRISPQYRNALIQQFTPDLTDNAQRQFLLDSLADKSVPNREAALERLNKMTLTSQEAESVQGLLKLKTGTLRQSAIQVLLKLDGTQLERTIQALITSSVELQRLGALELLCMLKEDEQENDRFERVQHHLSSLQEPSDKERTYMERLKHSEKKGLHNGFGLYDAGKQQQLHPWPYDANDRVNELFNMPLDTIKQFLEGLSGLVHEHREFEYTSEYYAGEKEHYLLGAQLHKLNRRWDQEPRESELDGYPLAEVWKKYYADHEFTVQEVMQMEFYFHSKDLCQYDADQLRGWEAANYAALGDWGREWLAELYPMGKMHEFHKFIRELPYRHQVQQLLYAYYRDCEVGERFQFSSRVLNQVIVSLQRREIHGQSDAWPLLVEPWLRRTGDAVYDDHSFAAYFALKHNYYHITEFNHGMCELKDWVRARELGLIEDEEIYRELLTRDQQSMNHMWNMTNKKMDNTLQSPTLQRFKETIVPLILDIELNRGDLATELSNLAGRIVYYEGMEYFIAILSRLDQETFVRGYIYGNRSKRESFSHLLRACHPASGDDVEKLARMLKNSRITDERLLEAAMYAPQWIELIAAYLDWPGLRSAAWYFHAHVNEDFSAEKETVVAHYSPISPKEFNDGAFDIHWFMSAYEQLGEKRFNMLYRCAKYISAGSNHRRSQLFADAVLGKLELQEMKASVIAKRNKDHLLCYSLVPIGDVRGSGVRERYEFIQRFAQESKKFGAQRSASEAIAVAIALDNLSRNAGYADVTRMKWDMESRKFEDMAPMLEPTVIDDLEVKLVVDRDGRAAIETTKQGKKLKTLPAKYSKHPYVLSLKEAVTGLRNQHKRAIIELEKSMESQADFAYEELMNLSHNPTLATLVHSLIWRTGEDGFLGFYHAGQLVNAAGQAYALSTEDRIWIAHPVHLYQSSQWSSYQKLLFDRQLQQPFKQVFRELYVPNADELDSGSHSRRYAGHQIQMNRTIALLKSRMWTVSYEEGLQKVYHKENIITQIYAVADWFAPSEIEAPTLESVSFIHRDTYKPIAISDVPPIIFSEVMRDVDLVVSTAHVGGVDPEASLTTIELRKVIIIESLRLLKIENVRLEGNFARISGALEDYGVHLGSGTVQKQAAGTLYILAVPSQHRGKLFLPFLDEDPRTSEILSKVVMLAQDTKIKDPSILEQLR, from the coding sequence ATGAAGATTGATGACAATGATGCATTTATACAATTGGAACAATTAATCGCTAAGAAATTTAAGGATATAGAGTCTCGCGTGAGCTATTCCATTCATGATGAGGTGGCGGAGCTGCTTGAGCGTTTGTTGGATGAAGGTGAGGGTCAGGCATATTTCGCTCCGCTTATCCCCATAACCAGAACGATCGCCGGCGAATATGCAGCGGAGATTGTGAGCTACTTGTCTGAACATATTACGGAGTACCCGTACAGTCGTTCTTATTTGCGGCGGCCTTTCCGGACGAGGGATTCTCGCGTTCACTTGGGCAACATGCTGTCCTTGATGTTCGATTTATATAACTTGATGGCCACTGGATTTTCCATGTCATCATATTTCACTAGAACGGAACCATTACATGATTATAGGTTCGATTCGATTATGACTTATATGATCGCGTATGAGTTGGACCGCAACAACGAAGAGATCTTCGCGGCGCTGAAGGAGATTGTGTTCGGGGACAACCAGACGGTATTGCTGAACCGGAATATGATTCGCGGGATCGTGTTCAGTCATCGGACAGAAGCACATGTGATGCTTGGCCAGTTGTTAATCGCTGCAAGGCTGCAAGAAGGTCTAAGACAAAGTATCGTGGAAACGATGGATGAGGGCACGATGGCGGCTTACGTGTATCTTTTGCAAGTGATCGTGGATCATGATTTCATTCGGTACAGCTCTGTCATTCGTGCATTGGGTGTGTGGACGGGACTGAATCTGGAAGCAGCCAATACTAGGGTCGTGACTCAATGCTTGGAGTACGCGCACAGATGTCTTCAGGATGAATCTCAACGCCAGGCATGGAAGAAGAGCGAGGATGTTCACAAGCTTTATTTTGCATTGTGGGCAACGGCTGTTTACGAGGAAGATCATCTGCAAGAAGCTATACAATCCATTATGGAGAATGGAGCACTGTACCAGCAAATTACCGCACAATACGTCTTGGTGCAGAGCCGCAACAAAGAGCTTCGTTACAAGCTGGCCATTCCTTATTTATCGCAAACCGACCTGGAATTACAGTCGCTTATTGTAGCGAATTACGGTCATCAGTGGCCCATGGGCTGGTACTATCATACGGAAGAGGATACATACCATTTTGAAAAGACACCTCTGCTAGAAAGCAAAGGAGAACGGACCCGTCAATTCGATCTATTCCGACAAATGCTAATGAACATGCCCAAGCAAGAAGTTAAAGGCAATTCGAGGGTATTCCAGTGGTTAACCTACAACCATACGACGGATGCGATTATGAATAAATTGATGTATCTCGCGGCTTATGATAAGGATGCTGCGCTGCTGGCTCAGATGATTGCGCTTAAGGATCGAATCAGTCCTCAATATCGAAATGCCTTGATACAACAATTCACTCCGGATCTGACGGACAATGCGCAACGTCAATTTCTATTAGATTCCTTGGCGGATAAAAGTGTTCCCAATCGTGAAGCCGCGTTAGAACGCCTCAATAAGATGACCCTTACTTCGCAAGAGGCAGAGTCCGTGCAAGGGCTCTTGAAGCTGAAGACAGGTACGCTTCGCCAAAGTGCTATTCAAGTCTTGTTGAAGTTAGATGGGACACAACTGGAACGAACCATTCAAGCACTGATCACAAGTTCTGTGGAGTTGCAGCGATTAGGCGCTCTTGAACTGCTATGTATGCTTAAGGAAGACGAGCAGGAGAACGATAGGTTCGAACGTGTACAGCATCATCTCTCATCCTTACAGGAGCCTTCAGATAAAGAAAGGACCTATATGGAACGACTGAAGCACAGTGAAAAGAAGGGTCTGCATAACGGCTTCGGACTGTACGACGCGGGGAAACAGCAGCAGCTACATCCATGGCCATACGATGCCAATGATCGAGTCAACGAGCTATTCAATATGCCCCTGGACACCATCAAGCAGTTTCTAGAAGGTTTGTCGGGATTGGTCCATGAACATCGCGAGTTCGAGTATACGTCAGAGTATTATGCCGGGGAGAAGGAGCATTACTTACTGGGAGCACAACTTCACAAGTTGAACAGACGTTGGGATCAGGAGCCAAGGGAATCGGAGCTGGATGGGTATCCGTTGGCCGAAGTGTGGAAGAAGTATTACGCGGATCATGAATTTACGGTGCAAGAAGTCATGCAAATGGAGTTTTACTTCCATAGCAAGGACTTGTGTCAATATGATGCTGATCAATTAAGAGGTTGGGAAGCCGCGAATTACGCCGCACTGGGAGATTGGGGAAGAGAATGGCTGGCTGAGCTGTATCCCATGGGCAAGATGCATGAATTCCATAAATTTATACGGGAACTTCCTTATAGGCATCAAGTTCAACAATTGTTATACGCCTACTATCGGGACTGTGAGGTGGGGGAACGGTTCCAATTCTCGAGTCGGGTGTTAAATCAGGTGATCGTAAGCCTGCAGAGAAGAGAAATTCATGGACAATCCGATGCTTGGCCGTTACTTGTAGAGCCTTGGCTTCGGAGGACAGGGGATGCTGTGTATGATGATCATTCCTTTGCTGCGTATTTTGCATTAAAACATAACTACTATCATATTACGGAATTTAATCATGGTATGTGTGAACTTAAGGATTGGGTAAGAGCACGGGAATTGGGACTCATTGAAGACGAAGAGATCTATCGGGAACTTCTAACAAGAGATCAACAAAGCATGAATCATATGTGGAACATGACCAACAAGAAGATGGATAACACGCTTCAGTCCCCTACGCTGCAACGATTTAAAGAGACGATTGTTCCTCTTATCCTGGATATAGAATTGAATCGCGGAGATCTGGCTACGGAATTATCGAATTTAGCCGGTCGGATTGTCTACTATGAGGGCATGGAATATTTCATTGCCATCTTATCAAGGTTGGATCAAGAAACGTTCGTACGAGGATACATTTATGGTAATCGAAGCAAAAGAGAGTCCTTCAGCCACCTCCTTCGTGCCTGTCATCCGGCAAGTGGTGATGATGTAGAGAAGCTGGCTCGCATGCTGAAGAATTCACGCATTACGGATGAACGTTTACTAGAAGCGGCCATGTATGCGCCGCAGTGGATCGAGCTGATCGCAGCGTACTTAGATTGGCCGGGGTTGCGCAGTGCAGCATGGTACTTCCATGCTCATGTGAACGAGGACTTCTCTGCTGAGAAAGAGACTGTTGTCGCGCATTACTCTCCAATCTCTCCAAAGGAGTTTAACGACGGGGCATTCGACATTCATTGGTTTATGTCCGCTTATGAACAATTGGGCGAGAAGCGGTTCAATATGTTGTACCGCTGTGCCAAATATATCTCAGCCGGATCGAATCATCGGCGCTCTCAGCTGTTCGCGGATGCCGTTCTGGGCAAGTTAGAGTTGCAAGAAATGAAAGCATCTGTCATCGCCAAACGAAACAAAGACCACTTGTTATGCTATAGCTTAGTTCCAATCGGTGACGTACGGGGCAGCGGTGTGCGTGAGCGGTATGAGTTTATCCAGAGATTCGCCCAAGAAAGCAAAAAATTCGGCGCACAACGCAGCGCCAGTGAAGCGATAGCCGTAGCAATCGCGTTGGACAACTTGTCCAGAAATGCAGGTTATGCCGATGTGACCCGGATGAAGTGGGATATGGAATCCAGAAAGTTCGAAGACATGGCTCCTATGCTCGAGCCAACGGTTATTGACGACCTGGAAGTGAAATTGGTTGTTGATAGGGATGGCCGCGCTGCGATTGAGACGACGAAGCAAGGGAAGAAATTGAAGACGTTGCCAGCCAAGTACAGTAAACATCCTTATGTGCTGTCGCTTAAAGAAGCTGTGACTGGTCTGAGAAACCAACATAAGCGCGCAATCATAGAGTTAGAGAAGAGTATGGAGTCGCAGGCGGATTTTGCCTATGAGGAATTGATGAATTTGTCGCATAATCCAACGCTGGCTACGCTTGTTCATTCACTTATATGGCGAACGGGGGAAGATGGTTTTCTCGGGTTCTATCATGCTGGGCAGTTGGTTAATGCTGCGGGACAAGCCTATGCTCTGTCTACTGAGGATCGAATTTGGATAGCGCACCCGGTTCACTTGTATCAGAGCAGTCAATGGAGTTCGTATCAGAAGCTATTGTTCGATCGTCAGCTGCAGCAACCCTTCAAACAAGTGTTCCGGGAGCTGTATGTGCCTAATGCAGACGAGCTGGATAGTGGATCCCATTCCCGTCGGTATGCTGGACACCAAATTCAAATGAATCGTACGATAGCATTATTGAAATCCAGGATGTGGACCGTCAGCTATGAAGAGGGACTTCAGAAGGTGTATCACAAGGAGAATATCATTACTCAAATTTATGCAGTGGCGGATTGGTTCGCTCCTTCGGAGATTGAGGCGCCCACACTGGAGTCGGTCTCGTTCATCCACCGGGATACCTATAAGCCTATTGCAATAAGCGATGTTCCTCCCATCATCTTCTCTGAAGTGATGCGGGATGTAGATTTGGTTGTAAGCACCGCGCACGTCGGCGGGGTCGATCCTGAAGCCAGTCTAACGACTATAGAGTTGCGTAAGGTTATTATTATCGAATCTTTGCGGTTGCTGAAGATAGAGAATGTGCGGTTGGAGGGGAATTTTGCTCGAATATCAGGGGCATTAGAGGACTATGGGGTGCATCTCGGCAGTGGTACCGTCCAAAAGCAGGCTGCGGGCACACTCTACATCTTGGCAGTTCCATCTCAGCACCGTGGCAAGCTGTTCCTTCCATTTCTGGATGAAGACCCGCGAACTTCTGAAATTTTATCGAAAGTCGTCATGCTAGCACAGGACACGAAGATCAAGGATCCTTCTATTTTGGAGCAGTTGAGGTAA
- a CDS encoding RNA-directed DNA polymerase, with amino-acid sequence MSNIIDKYSNIAPNINFLSDFVVLSQAWKKTQKYIRRHNWYADVLELDASTINLENNINKWSEKLQKNTFFPDKMKLVPAPKNSNWVFSTIEDTNHLPENLWHPKEPLNESEKSQKLRPLAHINIKDQTVATAAMLCLADSIETAQGPSEEVNFLEAQSKGIYSYGNRLHCSWIKMQGQHDKASYGWGNSLTYRKFYDDYRLFLSRPNKICQHYSTKLRSNERLHIISIDLKGFFNNIDRNSLILQLKKIYSNYLKTYNLGVEYNDDVKFWEALKKIFNWDWEVSNYNSLFMMEDLKDGLPQGLVAGGFFSNAYLIEFDQLVGNEINSNSMESIIIRDYCRYVDDIRIVVETTNSQDINKISDVICNYINACLKNYLNGIKAKKMLKVNDRKTKIISFDQMSTQNNISSLMTIFQGVLSGTPDVNSLQQIAGGLDNLLQISERILNIEENKGNKLLLSKVSTANIDVRDDTLKRFVATRIVKSLRYRRGMTDLHEKLGEEESLLEDVSSGQMLDHEYETTARKLIACWASNPSLTLLLKCGLDLYPNIELLETVIESLEHKLFPEPNSNLTEEEIKTIEYVVADILRAGAVEIGFRSENEYPSSVDIEAFRQELSAFAKRILVERAESPWYVKQQALLLLASVGDSFEIEDEKGVELYHLLHKVLLYKDIEVKNSQWLSIAFIAQQLHPNKKKFVHWFIRLLRKMDDKEQKKVIILLVQNRSDLAVEICKVRIARNSNWYQYVPAEIKDLTLTKVNLLENKEIPLLKLIQSNKNPFFQENALLLLIYKLLKIKGIENALNNGLTPRNIQIKCENWNEIQHLKFDNDNYLKITINKVEESGSTYAIPSWVKSNQAWLYGLGSILRACFTGENDFTASTFLSRECVGRYNGLRSTWYSRRLGLLNSAKGLSSTQDPITPWLSELLIRMLQWPGINLHGNLINDFYKIKNTSDLLELIIIRIKHQSKLFGKSTKTPVYVIPTINYQKNNLLFRVAIVQTLLPKVNDFNEKDPINWTQSYRARHRSHIASVCNIVRLQLKAWIEAQSLKESNVVDLIVFPELSIHPDDIWLLRRLSDSTKASIFAGMTFIHHESLKETVNQALWLLRSENSSGREFIEVRQGKYHMTAIEKTMGIKGHRPYQVLVEFKKGDNLSVHVAGSICFDATDLSLVADLREVSDIFVVAAMNKDVHTFDTMVGALHYHMYQPVILANSGEFGGSTAQAPYTKHDRLIAHVHGNNQIAVSVFEIDPTIFKTTIQPRLPVEIKTAPAGYNGRN; translated from the coding sequence GTGTCAAATATTATTGATAAATATTCAAATATTGCTCCTAATATTAACTTCCTATCAGATTTTGTTGTTTTGTCTCAAGCGTGGAAGAAAACACAAAAATATATAAGAAGACATAACTGGTATGCTGATGTTTTGGAGCTTGATGCCTCGACTATAAACTTGGAGAATAATATAAATAAATGGTCTGAAAAGCTACAAAAAAACACTTTTTTTCCAGATAAGATGAAATTAGTTCCTGCACCTAAAAATTCAAATTGGGTATTCTCAACAATTGAGGATACAAATCACCTTCCTGAAAATCTATGGCATCCTAAAGAACCTCTGAATGAGTCAGAGAAAAGTCAGAAACTCCGTCCATTAGCACATATTAATATTAAAGATCAAACCGTTGCAACTGCAGCTATGCTTTGCTTAGCAGATTCTATTGAAACTGCTCAAGGACCTTCGGAGGAGGTAAACTTTTTAGAAGCACAGTCTAAAGGAATATATAGTTATGGAAACAGACTACACTGCAGTTGGATTAAAATGCAAGGACAACATGACAAAGCAAGTTATGGATGGGGAAACTCACTAACTTATCGTAAATTTTACGATGACTATCGGTTGTTCTTGTCCAGACCTAATAAAATATGTCAACATTATTCAACAAAATTGAGATCAAATGAAAGACTACATATTATTTCTATAGATTTAAAGGGATTCTTTAACAATATTGATCGAAACTCTTTAATCTTACAGTTAAAGAAGATATATAGTAATTACTTAAAAACATATAATCTTGGTGTCGAGTATAATGATGATGTTAAATTCTGGGAAGCATTAAAAAAAATTTTTAATTGGGATTGGGAAGTTAGTAATTATAATAGTCTTTTTATGATGGAAGATCTAAAGGATGGGTTACCACAGGGACTCGTGGCAGGCGGTTTTTTTTCAAATGCATATTTAATAGAATTTGATCAACTTGTTGGTAATGAAATTAACTCAAATTCTATGGAATCAATTATTATTAGGGATTACTGTAGATATGTAGATGACATACGAATTGTTGTTGAGACGACTAATAGTCAAGATATAAACAAGATTTCTGATGTAATATGCAATTATATTAATGCATGCTTAAAGAATTACTTAAATGGTATTAAAGCTAAGAAAATGCTAAAAGTCAATGATAGAAAAACGAAAATAATTTCATTTGATCAAATGTCAACACAGAATAATATTTCATCCTTAATGACAATTTTTCAAGGTGTATTGAGCGGTACTCCAGATGTGAATTCTCTGCAACAAATTGCAGGAGGACTAGACAATTTACTACAAATTTCCGAAAGAATTTTGAATATCGAAGAGAATAAAGGAAATAAACTACTATTATCCAAAGTTTCAACCGCTAATATAGATGTTAGAGATGATACCTTAAAACGATTTGTGGCCACGAGAATTGTGAAATCTTTGCGATATCGCCGAGGAATGACAGATCTTCATGAAAAATTGGGGGAAGAAGAATCCCTACTGGAGGATGTTTCTTCAGGTCAAATGCTTGATCATGAATATGAAACAACTGCACGTAAATTAATTGCTTGTTGGGCTAGCAATCCTTCTTTAACCTTGCTCTTGAAGTGCGGGTTAGATTTGTACCCAAACATAGAGTTGCTTGAGACTGTAATTGAGTCACTGGAACATAAACTCTTTCCGGAGCCAAATTCTAATTTAACTGAGGAAGAAATTAAGACTATAGAGTATGTTGTAGCTGATATATTGAGGGCTGGAGCAGTTGAAATAGGGTTTCGTTCAGAAAATGAGTATCCAAGCTCAGTAGATATTGAGGCTTTTCGTCAGGAGTTGTCAGCCTTTGCTAAGCGTATTTTAGTAGAAAGGGCAGAATCCCCATGGTATGTTAAGCAACAAGCTCTGCTATTATTAGCTTCAGTTGGCGATTCATTTGAAATTGAAGATGAGAAAGGGGTTGAACTATACCACCTATTACATAAGGTCTTATTATATAAAGACATTGAGGTAAAAAATAGTCAGTGGTTATCAATAGCATTTATTGCACAGCAACTTCATCCAAATAAAAAAAAATTTGTACATTGGTTTATACGATTACTTCGTAAGATGGATGATAAAGAACAAAAGAAAGTTATTATTTTATTAGTGCAGAATCGTTCTGATCTTGCCGTAGAAATCTGCAAAGTTAGAATTGCACGTAATTCTAATTGGTACCAATATGTACCTGCTGAAATTAAGGATTTAACACTAACAAAAGTTAATTTGCTAGAAAATAAAGAAATTCCATTACTCAAGTTAATACAAAGTAATAAAAACCCTTTTTTTCAGGAAAATGCCTTGTTACTATTAATATATAAACTATTAAAAATAAAAGGTATTGAAAATGCTTTGAATAATGGTCTAACCCCAAGGAATATTCAAATTAAATGTGAAAACTGGAATGAGATACAACATTTGAAATTTGATAATGATAACTATTTAAAAATTACAATTAATAAAGTTGAAGAAAGTGGCTCCACTTATGCTATACCTTCATGGGTAAAATCAAATCAAGCTTGGCTATATGGATTGGGGAGTATATTAAGGGCATGTTTTACAGGAGAAAACGATTTCACTGCTTCAACATTTCTTTCACGTGAGTGTGTTGGGCGATATAATGGTTTAAGATCGACATGGTATAGTCGTAGACTAGGCTTGTTAAATTCAGCAAAAGGATTAAGTTCTACCCAAGACCCAATTACCCCTTGGTTGAGTGAATTATTAATTAGAATGCTTCAGTGGCCAGGGATAAATTTACATGGGAACTTAATAAATGACTTTTACAAGATTAAAAACACATCCGATCTTTTAGAGTTAATCATTATAAGGATTAAACACCAATCTAAGTTGTTTGGTAAATCAACTAAGACACCAGTTTATGTTATACCAACAATAAACTATCAGAAAAATAATTTGTTATTTCGAGTTGCGATTGTCCAAACTCTACTTCCAAAAGTAAATGATTTTAATGAGAAAGATCCTATTAATTGGACACAATCTTATCGGGCTCGTCACCGTTCTCATATTGCATCAGTATGCAATATTGTTAGACTCCAATTAAAGGCTTGGATTGAAGCACAAAGTTTAAAAGAATCAAATGTAGTAGATTTGATTGTATTCCCTGAATTATCAATTCATCCGGATGACATCTGGCTATTACGAAGACTTTCGGATTCAACAAAAGCTAGTATCTTTGCTGGGATGACATTTATACACCATGAATCACTTAAGGAAACAGTTAACCAAGCTTTATGGTTATTAAGATCAGAAAACAGTTCTGGAAGGGAATTTATTGAAGTACGCCAAGGTAAATATCATATGACAGCTATAGAGAAAACCATGGGTATAAAGGGACATAGACCTTACCAGGTTCTTGTGGAATTTAAAAAAGGTGATAACTTATCGGTCCATGTTGCCGGCTCAATTTGCTTTGACGCCACCGATCTGTCTTTAGTGGCAGATTTACGAGAAGTATCAGACATTTTTGTTGTAGCAGCGATGAACAAAGATGTACATACATTTGATACTATGGTAGGTGCACTACATTATCATATGTATCAACCAGTTATATTGGCAAATTCCGGTGAGTTTGGGGGTTCAACAGCACAAGCACCATATACGAAACATGATAGATTAATTGCGCATGTACATGGAAACAACCAGATTGCTGTGAGTGTATTTGAAATAGATCCTACAATTTTTAAAACAACAATTCAACCAAGACTACCAGTTGAAATTAAAACAGCACCTGCTGGTTATAACGGGCGAAATTAA